The following DNA comes from Kitasatospora sp. NBC_01287.
TGGTCCGGTCCGGCCTGGTCCGATGAGAATGCTGTGAGATCCGCCTCTCGCGTAGACGGCTCTGACCTGGGAAAACGCCAGTCGGCGTGGTCTGCCGCACAGCCGGCTCAGAGGGAATTGAGAGCTTCCGGTGGCAGGGTTGGACCGTCCCGACCGGAGGAGAGAACCCCTGGTGAGCAGCACCACCACCCACCGCCGCGCCCGGCGGACCGCGCCCGCTCCGGCGCCGGCCCGCGACGCGCTCGCCTTCGAGCCGGCCGCTCTGGTCCCGGTGCTGATCGCGGCGGGCGCCGCGGCGGTGCTCGCGCTCTGGTGGCGGGACACCTACGCGGTGAACGGGGCGGCCGAGTGGCTGACCGGTGCGGCCCGGATCACCGGGTTGCTGGCGGGGTACGCGGCGCCGGTGCTGCTCCTGCTGATGGCCCGGCTGCCGCCGCTGGAGCGCGAGGTGGGCGCCGACCGGCTGGCCCGCTGGCACGCGCTCGGCGGGCGCTACCTGGTGGGCCTGGTCACCGCGCACCTGCTCACGGTGATCTGGGGGTACGCGCTGACCGCGCACCGCGGCGTGCTGCCCGAAGGCGTCCAACTGGTCTTCCACTACCCGGACATGATCAAGGCGAGCCTCGGCACCCTGCTGATGCTGGGCACCGGCGCCGTCTCGGCCCGCGCGGCGCGCCGCCGGCTGAGCTACGAGGCCTGGTACTACCTGCACCTGGCGACCTACCTGGCGATCGCGCTGGCCTTCGCGCACCAGCTCGCCAACGGCGCCGACCTGGCCGAGGGGATCGGGCTGCTCGGCTGGTGGGCGCTCTACCTGGGTTCCTTCGCGCTGCTCGGGTGGTTCCGCCTGGTGGTGCCGTTCCTGGGCGACCGGCGGCACCGGCTGCGGATCGCCGAGGTGCGGCCGGAGGCGCCGGGCGTCGTCTCGGTCTTCCTGACCGGCGAGCGGCTGGACGAACTGCGCTGCGAGCCGGGCCAGTTCTTCCGTCTGCAGTTCCTGGTGCCGGGCCTGCGCTGGGCCGCCAACCCGTACTCGCTCTCCGCGCCGCCGCACCCGCGCTTCCTGCGCTTCACGGTGAAGGACCTGGGCGGGCACAGCGCGGCCGTGGCGGCGCTGCGACCGGGCGTCCGGGTGCGGGCGGAGGGCCCGTACGGGGCGTTCACCGCGCGGCGGCGCAAGGCGCGCAAGGTGCTGCTGATCGCGGCCGGGGTCGGCATAACCCCGATCCGGGCGCTCTTCGAGACGCTGCCTGCCCGGCCGGGCGAGCTGACCCTGCTCTACCGGGCGCGCACCGAGCAGGACCTGCTCTTCCGCACCGAGCTGGAGGAGGTGGCGGAGCGGCGGAAGGCCACGCTCCGCTTCCTGCTGGGAGCGCGCACCGACGTGGGTGATCCTTTCGCGGCGGAGCGGCTGCGGCGGCTGATACCGCAGCTGGCCGGGCACGAGGTCTTCCTCTGCGGCCCCGAGGAGTTCACCACCGCCGTGATCGGGGAGCTGCGCGCCGCCGGGGTACCGCGGCACCGGATCCACCACGAGTCGTTCGTCTTCTGAGCCAGAAGTCCGAGTCCGAAAGGGGTGCCGGCTGATGCGCCGCACCATCGTCACCACGGCGGCCACCGCGGCCGGCATCGTGCTGCTGCTCTCGCTCAAGCCGCACGGCAGCGCCTCGGCCCAGAGCGGACCGGTGATCTCCTCCGACACCGGGACCACCGTGCCGGCCGACGAGCCGTCGAGCGCTCCGTCGAGCGCTCCGTCCGGCGCCCCGTCCGGTGCTCCGTCGAGCAGCCCGTCCGGCTCCCCCTCCGCGGCCTCGGGCAGCGCCGCCACCAGGACCGTCACCGGCAGCCCCGTCGACACCCGCTACGGCCCGGTGCAGGTCCGGGTCACCCTCACCGGCGGCAAGCTCAGCAAGGTCGACGTGCTGCAGTACCCGTCCGAGACCAACCGCGACCTGGAGATCAACACCTTCGCGCTCCCCCAGCTCAACCAGGAGGCGATCGCCGCCGGGAGCGCGCAGATCGACTCGGTCTCCGGCGCCACCTACACCAGTGAGGGGTACACCCGCTCCCTGCAGAGCGCCCTCGACCAGGCCGGGGCGCACTGATGCTGCGGCACGCGGAGGCCGCGATGGGCACCGTCTTCTCCTTCGCGGTGCGCGACGCCGAACCGGGTCACACCGGCATCCTGGGCCCCGCGCTCGCCGAACTGCACCACCTGGACGCGCTCTTCTCCCCCTACCTGCCGCACAGCCAACTCAGCCGGCTGGCCCGCGGCGAGCTGACGGTGCGCCAGTGCGACCCGCTGGTGGGCGAGGCGCTGGAGCACTGCGCGGCCGTCGCCGCCGAGACCGGCGGCTGGTTCACCGCGCGCCCGGCCGGCCGCCTGGACCCCTCCGGCTGGGTGAAGGGCTGGGCCATCGAGCGGGCCTCGGAACTGCTGCTGGCCGCCGGCCACCTCCACCACAGCGTGACCGGCGGCGGCGACGTGCAGACCAGGGGCCGAGCCGCCCCCGACCGCCCCTGGCGCGTGGGCATCGCGGACCCGGCGCGCGCCGACCAGCTGGTGGCCGTCCTCAGCGAGAGCGCTCCGGCCGACGGCTTCGCGGTGGCCACCTCGGGTACCGCCGAGCGCGGCGCGCACATCATGGACCCGAACACCGGCACCCCGGCCCGCGGCCTGCTCTCCCTCACCCTGATCGGCCCCCGCCTGGCCCGCACCGACGCCTACGCCACCGCCGCCTTCGCCATGGGCCCCCTGCGCGCCCTGGAGTGGGTGACCGCCAAGCCCGGCTACGAGGCACTCGCGGTGCTGCCGGACGGCCGCCGGCTCGGCACCCCAGGGGTGGCGCGGTACCTGGCGACGGAGGCCTGACCGGCCAGGACACCCCGCGTCCCAGGCGGATCCCCGGCCCACCCGCGCGCCGACCGCCCACCCGCGACACGCCGCGGGCGCGCGGTCGGCGGCGGGCGGCGCGGCCCTGGGGAGACTGGGGGCGTGGAGGACAGCGAGCGTGGCGGGGGGAGCCTGAGCAGCAGGCTCAACTGGCTGCGGGCCGGGGTGCTCGGGGCCAACGACGGGATCGTGTCGACCGCGGGGCTGGTGGTCGGGGTGGCCGGGGCGACCTCCTCGGCGGACGCGCTGCTGACGGCGGGTCTGGCCGGGCTGCTCGCGGGGTCGCTCTCGATGGCCTCCGGCGAGTACGTCTCGGTGAGCTCGCAGCGGGATTCGGAGCAGGCCGCGCTGGCCTTCGAGGAGCGGGAGCTGGCCGAGCGGCCGGTGGCCGAGCTGGCGGAGCTGACCGGGCTCCTGGAGGACCGCGGACTGACGCCCGCGGTGGCCAGGGAGGTGGCCGAGCAGCTCACCGCGCGGGACGCGCTGACCGCGCACGCCCGGGTCGAGCTGGGCATCGACCCGGAGCAGATCGTCAACCCCTGGCACGCGGCCTGGGCCAGCTTCATCGCCTTCACGGTCGGCGCGCTGCTGCCGCTGCTGGCGATCGTGCTGCCGCCGGCCGGGCTGCGGGTCCCGGTGACCGTGTCGGCGGTGCTCTGCGCGCTGCTGCTCACCGGCTGGACCGGCGCGCGGCTGGGCGGGGCCCCGGTGCCGCGCTCGGTGCTGCGCAACGTGCTGGGCGGCGGCCTGGCGATGGCGGTCACCTACCTGGCGGGCCTGCTGCTGGGCGCGGCCGGGGCCTGAGCCCTCGCGGGCCGCTCGACGACGCGTCCGCCCCGCCGCCTGGCGGGCGGCGGGGCGGACGCGTCGAGCGGGTCGTACCGGGTTGTGCGCTGTCGTACCGGGTCGCTACTTCTTCTTGCCCTTGCCCTTGGCCGCGTTGGCACTGCCCAGCATCACCAGGCCGGCGATGATCGCGAACAGCACGATCGGGGTCACCACGTACAGGCCGATCGACGCCCCGACGCTCAGGCCGCCGGC
Coding sequences within:
- a CDS encoding ferredoxin reductase family protein, with translation MSSTTTHRRARRTAPAPAPARDALAFEPAALVPVLIAAGAAAVLALWWRDTYAVNGAAEWLTGAARITGLLAGYAAPVLLLLMARLPPLEREVGADRLARWHALGGRYLVGLVTAHLLTVIWGYALTAHRGVLPEGVQLVFHYPDMIKASLGTLLMLGTGAVSARAARRRLSYEAWYYLHLATYLAIALAFAHQLANGADLAEGIGLLGWWALYLGSFALLGWFRLVVPFLGDRRHRLRIAEVRPEAPGVVSVFLTGERLDELRCEPGQFFRLQFLVPGLRWAANPYSLSAPPHPRFLRFTVKDLGGHSAAVAALRPGVRVRAEGPYGAFTARRRKARKVLLIAAGVGITPIRALFETLPARPGELTLLYRARTEQDLLFRTELEEVAERRKATLRFLLGARTDVGDPFAAERLRRLIPQLAGHEVFLCGPEEFTTAVIGELRAAGVPRHRIHHESFVF
- a CDS encoding FMN-binding protein — protein: MRRTIVTTAATAAGIVLLLSLKPHGSASAQSGPVISSDTGTTVPADEPSSAPSSAPSGAPSGAPSSSPSGSPSAASGSAATRTVTGSPVDTRYGPVQVRVTLTGGKLSKVDVLQYPSETNRDLEINTFALPQLNQEAIAAGSAQIDSVSGATYTSEGYTRSLQSALDQAGAH
- a CDS encoding FAD:protein FMN transferase gives rise to the protein MLRHAEAAMGTVFSFAVRDAEPGHTGILGPALAELHHLDALFSPYLPHSQLSRLARGELTVRQCDPLVGEALEHCAAVAAETGGWFTARPAGRLDPSGWVKGWAIERASELLLAAGHLHHSVTGGGDVQTRGRAAPDRPWRVGIADPARADQLVAVLSESAPADGFAVATSGTAERGAHIMDPNTGTPARGLLSLTLIGPRLARTDAYATAAFAMGPLRALEWVTAKPGYEALAVLPDGRRLGTPGVARYLATEA
- a CDS encoding VIT family protein, which translates into the protein MEDSERGGGSLSSRLNWLRAGVLGANDGIVSTAGLVVGVAGATSSADALLTAGLAGLLAGSLSMASGEYVSVSSQRDSEQAALAFEERELAERPVAELAELTGLLEDRGLTPAVAREVAEQLTARDALTAHARVELGIDPEQIVNPWHAAWASFIAFTVGALLPLLAIVLPPAGLRVPVTVSAVLCALLLTGWTGARLGGAPVPRSVLRNVLGGGLAMAVTYLAGLLLGAAGA